One genomic window of Saccopteryx bilineata isolate mSacBil1 chromosome 4, mSacBil1_pri_phased_curated, whole genome shotgun sequence includes the following:
- the CFL2 gene encoding cofilin-2 — MASGVTVNDEVIKVFNDMKVRKSSTQEEIKKRKKAVLFCLSDDKRQIIVEEAKQILVGDIGDTVEDPYTSFVKLLPLNDCRYALYDATYETKESKKEDLVFIFWAPESAPLKSKMIYASSKDAIKKKFTGIKHEWQVNGLDDIKDRSTLGEKLGGNVVVSLEGKPL, encoded by the exons ATG gctTCTGGAGTTACAGTGAATGATGAAGTCATCAAAGTTTTTAATGATATGAAAGTAAGAAAATCTTCTACACAAGAAGagatcaaaaaaagaaagaaagcagttcTCTTCTGTTTAAGTGATGACAAAAGACAAATAATTGTAGAGGAAGCAAAGCAGATCTTGGTGGGTGACATTGGTGATACTGTAGAGGACCCCTACACATCCTTTGTGAAGTTGCTACCTCTGAATGATTGCCGATATGCTTTGTACGATGCCACATACGAAACAAAAGAGTCTAAGAAAGAAGACCTAGTATTTATATTCTG ggCTCCTGAAAGTGCACCATTAAAAAGCAAGATGATTTATGCTAGCTCTAAAGatgccattaaaaagaaatttacag gtatTAAGCATGAGTGGCAAGTAAATGGTTTGGATGACATAAAGGACCGTTCGACACTTGGAGAGAAATTGGGAGGCAATGTAGTAGTTTCACTTGAAGGAAAACCCTTGTAA